Genomic window (Bacteroidota bacterium):
ATCAACAATGGCATCAATCATGTCATCGAAAGCCGCATGAATCTTGGTATTATCTTTTCCCAGACAAACAATAGCCTTCACTTTTTCCTTTACCAAATCGTAAAGAGTTGCATAATCGTTGCCTTTATCAATGCCACCCACAATCCATACAACTTTTGTGGTCATGCTTTCCAGTGCATACCA
Coding sequences:
- a CDS encoding UDP-N-acetylmuramoyl-L-alanine--D-glutamate ligase, giving the protein WYALESMTTKVVWIVGGIDKGNDYATLYDLVKEKVKAIVCLGKDNTKIHAAFDDMIDAIVDTQSMEEAVKRSYYLAKSGETVLLSPACASFDLFENYEDRGRKFKDAVRNL